CAGACTCAGTCCACGTCCCTCAATCTGTCCAGAAAGTGGAAATTAAAACCGTCTATCCCTAAGGTTGAAATCCAGAGGCTACTTTGAGAATCCTGCCAGTCCACCTTCCTCAATCTGTCTAGAAAGTGGAAATTAAAACCATCTACCACTAAGGTAGAGATCCAGAAGCTACTTTAAGAATCCTGCCAGACCAACCAGAGAATAGCCCATGCTTCGGGGCATAGCTAGGTCTGAGGAGCAGACTATACAAGCATTCTATCTGGGAGCCATTCTTCCAGCCCCAAAGCTGCCAGGATTAGGCTGGGCCATGTAACTACATGTGGTTCCTACCTGACTCCTCCCTTTATAGTCTAGGTGAGCTTGTTTACAAGCTAGTAGGGAGGAAAGCCAAAAGGCAGGCTGTAACTCCCTTGCTAAGATCATAGCTTAACCCATCCCAGGTACTTCCAGCTAGGACTGCCACTGTCTGCAGACAGCACACAGTGGGGAACAACACCAAATGTCATCCCCAGATTTCTCAGTGACAAGCTTGGAAGCTGGGGGCACACAATCTCATTTTAAGAAAGCAAGACTGCATGAGTTTGGGGAACTGTAACTTAGTCCCCTAGTTCGTGGAGGTCATCCCTCTAGCTCTCTTCCTGCCTGTGTTTAGGGAGACTGAGCATCTGGGCGCTGGCTTCCAGAAGGGAAGCCTTGAGTCTCATGTGCAGGTTGCTGTCTGAGTTCCAGCAAACTGAGCAACTACAGCCTTGGCTATAGCTCAGAACATAGCTCACTGGTAGTGTGGTACatggccctaggttcaatccagaaggaggagggaagaggaggagaaagactggagtaggcctgtaatcccagtactcagaggctgaggaaggagtaTCACAGGTTCAAAGCTGGCAGAAATATGAAGGCAAAGAAGGGCAGATCTCAGAATTCCAGAactgccagagctacatagagactctgtctcaaaacagacaaaaacaaaagtaaaagaagtTCAGGGTCTATAGAATAAGACCCTGGCCCAATTGAAACCAAAACTACCACCAGCAAAACCTTGGGCTTCAAATACTGTCCTAATGGAAGAAgctggctgcctgcctgctgcctgtttACAAACTAAGAAGAGACTAGGTTGGGAAACTCTTACAAGTCACAAACAACGCTGGAAAGAAATACTCGGTAATAACACTAATACAGCCatgcatggtgacacatgcttagAATCCCAGCACAAGGGAGGTGGAGGTCTGGATTATCAGGAGTCCTGCCCTCTTAAATTggagaatctttttttttgttttgttttgtttttcgagacagggtttctctgtgtaacccgggctgtcctggaactcactctgtagaccaggctggtctcgaactcagaaatccgcctgcctctgcctcccaagtgctgggattaaaggcgtgcaccaccaccgcccaaaTTGGAGAATCTTAAGCCCACGCACAGTCCAAGTTCTTTCTTTggaatctgtctctctctcataagGCAACTAAGTTTGTCTGGCCTTCCtgatcatcatcaacaacaatacGCTCTCTGTAGAGGTTTTAAAGGCTGGGGCCCACCCACTGCTTCTAGGAACCAACTGCACATCTTTCCTCCATAAGTCTCCACCACATTTTAAGGGGAAAAATGGAGAGCTTGGtgcaagaggctggggaagatgGTGTCCACCCATCGCTCAGTTCCAGGAACTGTAGACCCTCACTGCTTGAGGCCAAGAGATGCTGATACCCATTACTGGTATCATGATATATGATACCTGGGTTCTGGGTACTATGCAAGCTGTTCACCTGAGGTTAGAGATGTTGTCGGTACCCACTCACCACCCAGGTTCTAGAATGCaattgtctgtctctctcctacgGGGATTTAGGACAACTTGAGAACTATAATCCCAGGTTCTGGGAGCCATCTGCCCATCTCTCCCCTATGGAGCATCTGAGAAGTCCGAATTGGACTTGAGGAATGTGAAGTTGAGCGCTTGACGTCCAAGGTCGGGATGTCGAAGCGCACCCAACTGCTTAGGTTCTTGGAGGCGTCATCTGTCAATCTCCCATAGGAACGCTGAGAAGTCCGAACTGAACTTCAGAACCCTGGACATTCGCTGCCCAAGGTCAGATATGTCAATGCCCACCCGACGCCCAGATTCTAGGATCGGATCGGTAGAAGCCTGAGGTAGGAGATGCTGGTGCCCAACCGCCGCCCAGATTCCAAAAGCCGAATGCCCATCTCCCCGCATTGGACTGGAGTGAAAGGCTGAGCGCTCGTCACCCGAGGTCGCGGAGCCGGGCGCGCCCTCCCGCCGCCCGCGCTCACCTGAGCCGCGCCGGCCCGCCGCGGTGGCCATGGCCGCAGGGTGAGCGCGGGACGCGGGCGGGTCCGAGCGCGCGCCGCGGTCACTGCGGCCTCGCTCCCTCCCGGCGCCGCTTCAAACCCTCCCGCATCAGCTGACCTGCGTCGCGGTCACGTGAGCGGGACGCCTGCGCTGAACACGTGACGAGCTCGACTCTGTCTAAGGGGGCAGGACAGAACCTCCCAGCAGTGCGCATGCGCCTTCAGCTGGCCTCTGGTGGCCTGCAAACAGTCGCGCAGTCGCGCGGTCCTAGTGCCGCAGGCGACTCTAACAAAAAGCCCTGCTGGCTTCTAGGTGTGGCGGGGATTGGATCCGATCTGGTTCGGCGTCAGCCTTGAAATTTCTGCGTCCAGAGCTTGGCCCGTTACCCTCAATAGTATCCGGTGATGACGCGACGTCCTAAGCCGAAAATATTCTCCCCTCTACTCCCAGAAACCTTTTCTGTCTCCTATCTGAGCTATACAAGCAAACTGTATTTCCTAAACCAAatagagccattttttttttttttttttaaaaaaaacagtccaAAGACATTGGCCTTCCTGCACTACTGCAACAGCCTCAGTCTTATCTTTTACTGCTAGTCTCCTCCTACGGAGAATCCAGAAAAACCTCCAAAGAATGTTTACCTTCTAGAACCTCCTAGTGGCTTCCCATGGCTTTGCAACGACGAGAAAACTTTCCACCTAAACTGACCACTGGTCTAGTTTCCGTCTTCTGCCATTCACCTATTTATGGCAGTCTTGCTTGGAACTTGAGAGTTAAAACCACGGGCTCTGCAAGGAAGGCAATTCGAGTTTGAATCTCACCATCACTTCAAACCTTTCCGCAGTGCCTCAAACTGTGTGCtctatttccttttattattaatagcaatcaattaaaattttcttgtCCTTTGCAAAACGGGGATCACCCAGAGTTGCCTGCATCCCAGAGCTGcacaaaagtttaaataaaataattcaagacCATTTTATAGTGCTGGGGATGTAGTGCAGTTGATAGggtgcttgctcagcatgcacGAATTGGGATAAGGCATTGATGGCCCATGCAGTCAGTAATATTGttgagttttaaaagattttctcaaACGCCAAAcattgaggctggagaggtggctcagtgcaaTAGTACagggagatagatggctcagtgcaaTACTACATGGAGGTGGCTCCGTGCAATAGTACAGGGAGATGGTTATGTGGCTCAAGTACTTGCACGAAAGCAcaaagacctgaattcagatccctagAATTCATGTAAAAACTAAGGCCtggtacctgtaatcccagtattgaggaagcagagatgagaggatccctggggtctggggccagccagtctagccagtctgtgagctccaggataaaagtgaggggctgaagagatagctcatcaGTTAGAACTGGTTCTtacagaggactagagttcaattcccaacacccacacggCAGCTGATAATTCCAGTTCCACtagatacaatgccctcttctgaccgcCAAAGTCACCAGCCATGGGACACAGACTTACCTGAAAGCAAACCACTCATACATatatgatgaaaataaaattaaaaaaataaaaaagtgaagaATTGAGGAAGATGCCAACCTGGATtccttgcatacacacacacaagtgcggCACCCATGCCTACAAGTACATCGgctgcccacacacacacacacacacacacacagaggggcagGGGGTGTGTTGGGCTGTTTAGTGTGGATTTTGAGATCAGCTAAGGCTGTGTAATGATTTTCTACCCCCTAAATAAAGCAAAAACCTTCCTCAGGAAAAGTGGTCTTTCCATCTAAATCAGAAATCTTGCTATGGTTTTAGAATGTTCCACCCTCCGTCCTTAGTTTTGAGAGATTTCTAAATTAGAAGTGTCTAAACTGTGCTGGTCTCGCTTCCTTCTGAGACCTCAGTATTAGACATTTATTAGAACATGATGGTTAAACCTGTAACACCaacactcaggaaactgagggaagcctgggctacattgtaagttctaggctagcctgggttacaaaatgagaccctatctcaataaacaaataaaccaacaaatgAGGTGAAGAGATGGTTTCAATGGCTAAACTTGGGTCAGTtcacaggacccacatggcagttcacagctgcccgtagctccagttccagaggatccagcaccaTCCTTTGGCTTCCCAGAGAGGCATCAGGCATGCTCACGActgatgcacatacatgcaggtaaaacactctcatacacgtaaaataaaaatttaaataaagtaaaGCAAGCTGGCAGatagctcactgggtaaaggcacttgctgcctaACCTGATGACTTGAATTCAGTACCCCAAATCTTCATGGTAGGAAAACCAACCCCTGAAAGTTATCTGATGTCCACACATGGATGCTAtggcatgcatatgcacacacatacacacacacacacacacacacacacacactgtactttttaaatatataagagatagctcagtggttaagagcacttaccactcttatagaagacctgggtttaattcctagcacccagatCATGGTTTATagccatctgaaactccagttcaaggggatccaatgtcctcttttgTTCTATGAGGGCACTccatgcacatgatacacagctatacatataggcaaaacatttatacatgtcaaatgaaatattttaagatgaatCACTATGTGATAGTCTAATTTTCTGTGACAGGCTTACTACATAGTTCAATCTTCCTGCTGCTACTTTCAGAGTGCTTGGGTGACAAGCCTGCACCGCTACGCTGGCTAACAGATGTTCGTTAAGCACATGAAATGTGCAATAGGAATACGCAATCTCCACTCCTTCAGTGGCTTTTCAGGGCAAAGAAGTTAAGCCAAAGATCCAGTGGCTTGTCTCTGGTGCCGGCACTGGAGCAGATACCTAAGGAAAACAGCCACAGAAGTTGAGTGACCTGACTACAGTGATCAGACCCAGGAGAGCAGAGACATAACGGTGCAAAGACTCTCTGTGGGGCCTTGTATGGTAAAATAGGGATCCTAGAGTGTGTGCCTTCACAGATCTGCCTAGCCCAGACCACACCCTCCATCCTCACCAGCGGTAGGAGAAATCAAAAAAGGCAAGCAATGACACAGagcctggaggcagaaggattttacTGTGAATATAGTACACACCTTCCTCAGATCGCCATAGATACCAGTGCCCCCTTTATCCATCAGGCCCCAGCAATGCCCCTTCCTCCTTTACCCACTTGGGACTTTCTTCAGTTGGAAGGGCTGGGCTGGGACTGTCGTGAGTGGGAGAGCAGGTGTCAGTTTGGGACTTGGGTTTGGGGTCAGGACTGGGGACAAGATCAGGGTTAGGGCTGGGATCAGATTCTTGGTCAGGACTGGGTACCACATCAGGATCAGCATCATGGCCTGGCTTAGGGTCAGAAGACAGAACAAGATCAGGACTGGAGATAGATCCTGAGTGGGTCTGGAGGATGGGATTTTGGAGTGAACCCCTCACAGAAGTAGGAGCTGAGCTTCGGGCAGAGCTGGCACTAGAACTGAGGCCTAGGCCAGATTCCAGCACAGAAACAGCATCAGGACCCAGGAAAGAGATCTGCCCTGGCCTCATCATAGATACTGGGCTCAAACCAGGCCCAAGGCCCagcccagctgctgctgctgcggcggcggcggcggcagcagcagcggcagcagcggcgGCTCCCTCATGCACACGCTTGTGTTTGGTGAGGCTGGAGGCTTGGCCAAAGGCTTTTCCGCAGAGTTGACAACGGTAGGGGCGCTCGCCAGAATGCACGTGGAGGTGTTGTAGCAGTGCTGAACTCTGCCCAAAGGCCTTAGAGCAGTGTGGGCAGGCGTAAGGTCGCTCACCAGTGTGGATGCGGAGGTGGTGCTGCAAGTTGGAGCTCTGCCCAAAGGCCTTGCCGCAGTGGGGACAGCGGTAGGGACGCTCAGCAGTGTGGGTGCGCTGATGCTGGAGTAGTGCTGAGCTCTGCCCAAAAGCCTTGCCGCACTGCGGGCATGGGTAGGGACGCTCGCCTGTGTGGGTGCGCAGGTGTTTAAGTAGCGCAGAGCCCTGCCCAAAGCCTTTGGCACACACTGGGCACTTGTGGGGACGAGGACCACCGTGCGTGCGCAGGTGTTGGGCCAGCAACGAGCCGTGACCAAAGGCCTTGCCACACACGGGACAGTGGTGTGGCTTCTCCCCGCTATGGCTGCTGCGGTGCTTGAGCAGTGTAGACCGCCAGCCGAAGGCTTTGCCGCAGGCAGCACACTGATAGGGCCGTGCACCAGTGTGGATGCCACGATGTTGGGCCAGTGTGGCGCCGTGGCTGAATGACTTGCCACAGTCGGGGCAGCGGTAAGGCTTCTCTCCACTGTGTGTGCGCCGGTGCTGGCTCAGTCCAGAGCTGCGACGGAAGGCTCGCCCACAATCAGGACAGGAGAAGGGACGAGGTGGACTGGCAGGGGCAGGAAGCACCGCTGGACTGGTGGCCAAGATTTCGGGAGTGGCAGTGAGGCTAGAAGGAAGAGAATCCACATCTGGTGCAGCAGGGCTGAGGGTGTCATTGCTTGGGTCGAGAACTAGTGGCACCGGGCCAATCACATCGGGATCAAGGTCGAAACTTGAAGACATGGGATCCAGATCTTGGGAATCCAAGTCTGGCTTCCCCAAGATGGGTTGTGGAGCTTCGTCTGCTTCAGGGTCCAGATCTTCTAAGCTGGCGTCCCCATCTTCTGAGACAGTGTTGAGGTCTCCCGGCTCTGGCTCAGGGCTTTCAGAAATAGGATCTGGATCTTTGGGACTGGGGTCCAGGTCTTCTGGGTCTGAATGAAGGTCTCCATAAAGAGGCCTAAGACTCTTGTGGCCCGGGTTTCTAACCAGGACTGAGCGCCTCATCCTGGAAGTAGAACTGCTTGCGGCTTCTGGAGCAGGGTCTGCAGTATGAGAACAGGAGGTTGGTGGAAGGAGGTTCTGGGGGAGAGGGGACCGGCCATACCACACCAAACCCCCTAGTGAACGCATACAGTTCGTGTTCTTGTCTTTAACCACAGGAAGAGTTCTAACTGATGTCCTAGCCAGGATTTGGAATAGAAGGATCCTCGTGGGACGTATTGGGACCCTCACTTTTCACCTCAAACCTGGATGGGGGTCATCTTGGGATCTcgttttttaaaacagggtcttgtgtagccccagctgtctaCCAACTCATTATGtaatcaaggatgaccttgaatatCTTATTCTCCTACCTCAACCTGCTGTGTGGAATCACAGGGCGTGCACAAGCACATTCAGCTTGTGTGGTACTGGTTTCCTGCAGGTAGGTGAGCACTCTGAATTCTATGTAGTATGGGAACTTGGGTGTTACAGAAGGCAGTTCTAAGGTCTGACACCCTAAATCTGGGGGAAAGAGTGtcagggttctttttttttcctcctgaggtCATGGTCTGAATTCTTGTCCCACCTTGGAAAGTGGTAGATCTGGAGATCCCTGGTGAGGAGAGGAACGTGTGTGGCTTGTCTTACAGTAGAATGGGTAGTGCTAAGGCTGGGAAGTTAATGGTGTGTAGTATTCCTTCTCTGTCATGGGAAAAATGCAGGGACCCTTGTTTGCTTCCAGGGACGAATTCTAGATCTCACAGTTTGACTGAGATATATTCTCTCCTAAACCAGAGGACAAGGGAGAGGGACCTGAGctagcagtggtgacacacatctggaatcccagcattttggaggatGAGGCTGGCAGATctgaccagcctgggctacaaaataaTAACACTTTTCAAAATTAAGGAGGGTGCATACATGGCCCCCTTCTGGGAAAAGGGACTGAAAGAGCACTAAGAACTCCATAGCCAGAGGGTGGAGAGAGCGGTTAATATAGCAATTTCCCAATTGGCTAGAAGATTGTGAATTTTAACCCCTTGGTGAAGAGCCTGTGAAAACAATAGCTGGGGCTCTTTGGGGTTATAGAGAGAACTGGAGGGTGGGGCAGCAGAGGGTGAGGAGGAATGCCTCCAGGGAAGGGAATTCCCGAACCAAGTTCCTTGATTAGGGTATAAGGGGTGTGTTAGGGAAAGGGGCTCGTGGAGAAAGAGTAACATATCTCTACCTTGGGGCTAAGTGAACTCTTTGTTGGGGATTAGAGAGACCTACCTCACAGCCAGGAGACAGTACACAGAGGGGAGCCGAGTTCCCCCAACAGTTTCTCTACCCAGGCCCCACTGCTGGAGATTAGTGGGCAATACCCCGGGCCTCCGCCCAGGTTTCTGGAGACAAGGTATTTTTGGATTGTCTTCGAAGGAAGCAGCCTGATGAACTCCCATCTTGGGTGGAAAGTGCCATCTATCTCTTAGATGAAACCCTTTGGAGAGGGCAGGTGCAACCCCCATCATCTCTTGGGAAAATGGGCTTCCAAGAGCTCTACATCCCAAGACTGGAGGTGGAAGATAACAATAACTGGGATTTTTCTCGGGATCCTTGAGGTAACACGACACCTCCCTCCTGGACACACACACTATGGAGTATAAAGTCCCACATCGGAAGAACAATGCCCCAGGCTTCTCTCggtttccagaaagaaagaacccCCTGAAGCAAGGAGGTGTTCTGCTCTGTGGGACCCGAGCTAGCGGGCGCCTCCACCCATCCGGATCTCAGATTCACTGTAGATTAGGGGGTGGTCCCGGCGTTGGCCAGATAAATGTACTAGGCCTGAGCTCCTCGGGACCCCCTCCCACCGCGTCCGCCACCTTGACCCCCCAAGTCGAGCGTTGGCACCATGCATTCTGCAAGGAGTGCATAGAGATAGCCTGGGGCCGCGCCCCACACTCTGCTCTTAGTGTTGGGGGTCTCCTCCCAACCACCTCCCCCTTTTGTCCAGCCTTTCCCAATCCGGCCCGATCCGCTTTCGGGGTCACTCACCCAATGCCCCTTGCCCCTGCCCGGCCTGGCTGCACTCGCGCTGGCCAGCCGGTGTCTCCCCGCCCCGGGCTTGCAGGAAACCCCACCGATCGCCAGCCCCGCTGGCGGCCCCCTCGGCCCAGCGGCCCCGCCAGGCGCTCCGGGGTAGCGAGAGGGGCCGGCCGAGGGCCGCTGCGGGAGCTGCTGGGACTTGTAGTTCGCCCGCGCCCTCGGCGGCCGGCGCCATCGTTGCCCCCGCCCCCCGGGCCAAGCCTTTGTCCGGGCCAGGGCTACACGGGCCGGCGCGCGTCCAGTCTTTGTTTGCGCCCTACCAACCCGCGCCACCCTAATCTCTCCATACACCCATgtgactcttctggcctcttctccgATCCTGATCTTGATTCTCCATCTGTATCCCTgtctccatctgtccatctgtcttccattctgtcccctcctctccatctcttttctttttttcatctccttaaaaaattatttgattcAGAGCCTATGCGTGCGGCGATGCGCATGGGGAAATCAGCGGACACGATGCAGAGTCCGTTCTCTCCTTATTCCATTCTAGGGATGGAACCAGGGTCCGCGTGCTTGACCGTGCACCtgtacctgctgaaccatctctcccgtCCTCCGTTTTTATCTTTCTCCATCTGTATCAgaatctatttttctcttttaatttctttgcCTCTGGCTCAGTgattttctctgcctctgccctcttttgtctctgcctgcctgtgtcttGCCCTCTTGTTCATTTCTCTATCTTGTTTCAAAACCAGCTATCATGCATGCTATTTAAACACATACGCAAGAGAGGAGGCTTTGAGAAGGCCTTCAGTTTAAACATgcatctgtcttttcttcattcagtATTATCCCAAAAAGTTTAGGGCtgacaaaatggctcagtgggtgatgGTTTGTAGTGGTTAGAGAGGTGACCCAGTTGGTAAACTGCTTGTTGGCAGAAGCTTAAGACCTGACTTGAGACCTCTGTCACCTATGTGGAAAGATAGATTCAGTGGTGGGGATCTAAAATCCTAGTTTTGAGGTGGCTGAGGCCAAAGGATccaggggctcactggccagccagtctagctgaatcagtgagctcccaGGGTCATTATGAGTCGTTGTCACAAAAAGTAAGGTTGGAGGGCCAACcaggtggctcagtaggtaaaggtgcttgctgaaaagccaaggacccaagtttgattccttaggaccaacatggtggaaggattGAACTACCTTCCGACCTTCACATGGAAGCTATACATACCCCACTACATAAACAAGTGtagttaaaac
This portion of the Arvicanthis niloticus isolate mArvNil1 chromosome 24, mArvNil1.pat.X, whole genome shotgun sequence genome encodes:
- the Znf358 gene encoding zinc finger protein 358 produces the protein MRRSVLVRNPGHKSLRPLYGDLHSDPEDLDPSPKDPDPISESPEPEPGDLNTVSEDGDASLEDLDPEADEAPQPILGKPDLDSQDLDPMSSSFDLDPDVIGPVPLVLDPSNDTLSPAAPDVDSLPSSLTATPEILATSPAVLPAPASPPRPFSCPDCGRAFRRSSGLSQHRRTHSGEKPYRCPDCGKSFSHGATLAQHRGIHTGARPYQCAACGKAFGWRSTLLKHRSSHSGEKPHHCPVCGKAFGHGSLLAQHLRTHGGPRPHKCPVCAKGFGQGSALLKHLRTHTGERPYPCPQCGKAFGQSSALLQHQRTHTAERPYRCPHCGKAFGQSSNLQHHLRIHTGERPYACPHCSKAFGQSSALLQHLHVHSGERPYRCQLCGKAFGQASSLTKHKRVHEGAAAAAAAAAAAAAAAAAAGLGLGPGLSPVSMMRPGQISFLGPDAVSVLESGLGLSSSASSARSSAPTSVRGSLQNPILQTHSGSISSPDLVLSSDPKPGHDADPDVVPSPDQESDPSPNPDLVPSPDPKPKSQTDTCSPTHDSPSPALPTEESPKWVKEEGALLGPDG